The genomic region GCTGCGCAATCCCGCCCAAAATTATTTCTTCCCTAAAAGAAAACGTAGTGCCTACGTCTGCCTGAAATCAGCTAATTACTTATCAAATAAAGAAATTTATTTTCGAGGTGTCAAAGTTCTGTGAAAATGCTATACATGAGTTTACGATTGCTGTAAAACTTAACCCAAAGGATTTCGCTTCCAAAAGGAACCTCGACTTGCTTAAATCAATGACCAGTTATGAAACAACTTAACCATATCTGCAGATCTTCTTTAGAATCTTGATGAACAATTTATTATGTTTTTCTGTTCCTATAGTTACCCTGATAAAATTTGGCAGCCCAAAACTATTTGCCGGGCGGACAATTATTCCATAGGCCAGTAATTTATCAGAGACAGCTTCTCCATCAGCGTTCAATTCAATCAATAAAAAATTGGCCTGGGTGGGAATGTATCGCAGTCCTATTTTATCCAGGGACATATAAAGATATTTTCTTCCGTTAAAAACCATTTCCCGTGATTTATCCAGCCATTCTTTATGTTCCAGCGAGAGCAGTGCCGCGCACTGGGCCAGCCTGTTAACATTAAACGGTTTTCTTACCAGATTAAGATGTTTTATTATTTCACTGTTCGCAATGCCATATCCGATTCTCAACCCTGCGAGGCTGTATACTTTAGAAAATGTCCGTAGAATAATAATATGTTTTTTTATTTTGCTCCTTATATATTCAACGCTATTGGGGAAATTTATATCATCCACATATTCTGCGTATGCTTCATCAAAAACTGTTATTACATGCCCCGGTAATAACCGAAGGAACTTTGAAACTTCTTCCCTTCTTACAATTGTCCCTGTTGGGTTATTGGGATTGCAGATAAAAACCAGTTTTGTTTTTGGGGTAATTTTTTTCAGTATTCCAGGCAGGTCATATTTACTGTCCTTTAACGGCACAAAAACACATTTGGCATCAGCTATTAAACTTGCAATTTCGTAATAACTAAATGTGGGTTTGCCAATAATTACCTCTTCCCCGGGACGCAAAAAGGTTTCGCAAACCATAGAAATAATTTCATCACACCCGTTTCCAAGGATGAAATTATCCGGAGAAAGTCCCCATAAACGTCCCAGCCTCCCGCAAAGTTCTTTCCCGCTCCCTTCGGGATACAAATATATTTCTTCCATGCAGGCCTTTAATTGCTTAATTACAAAACCAGGCGCGCCTAAAGCATTTTCATTAGAGGCCATTTTTATCACAGCCTCTTTTGGCATATTAAATTCTTTGCAAATCTCTTCTTTTGGCCGACCGGGAACATAAGGAGATATTTTAAAAAGGCTTGGCCTGACTAAGGACTTTAATTCTTTTTTTAACATTTTTTTATTTATATTTTAAAAAATTGGGTAATCAGCATGGCATACCCTGCATAGTTCTCCGTGAGAATTATCCATTCTTAAAAAATATGATTTTTCTTCTTTCCATCCAAAAAAAGATTTAGTTTTTATTACAGGGTTGTTATGCGGATTATGACATGTCCCGCAGGTAATTTCTCCATTTTCAAGCGGCAGTGTGCTTGGCACCTTAAAATCAGGAACGACTTCCAGGGGATGGTTCAAACCCAGTGCCCCTCTGTCATGGCATGGTTTACCGCACAATTCAGGAATACTTTTTTTAAATCTTGGTTCTTTTGCCTTCGCGTTATCATCCAGGATATGACATTGACTGCAGTCTTTTGCTTCTAATTCAAACTTATGTGTAGACTGGACATTTTTTAATTTTTCTTCTTCCGCGGGGATATTGGTTTTGTTATGACAATAAAGACAGTTCTCCGGATTATCGGCGAGGTTATGGGGATTACCCTCATTCTTTTTTTGGGCAAGATTTAATAAGACGGCATAAAAAGAAACTATGAATATTAAAGTTATACATATTAATTTTTTAATATTTTTTTTCATTTAAGAAAATACTGTTTTTTAGAATTTAAACTGGTTGATAATTTTGTTAAGATTTTCTACGCTATTTTTGATTTCTTTATTTTTTGGGGAATCATCCAAATAATTTAATTTTTGTAAACATTCTGAAAGTTTGTCAAATCCCGCTTTGATATTATTTAGCCGTGTGTTTAATTCACTCGTAAAAAGGTTTAATTTATCAGCCAGCAGTTCAAGCTCGTCAGTCTCGCGGAATTTTGTTTTAATGGTAAAGTCTCCTTTGGCAATTTCCTCCAAAGTTTTTTCAAAACGGTATAGCGGACCTGCTATTTTATGCGAAAAAACCAGAACAATAATTGTACTAACGGCCCCTGATATAAAAATAGCAAGTAACGTGGCAACTGCCACCGCGGGGAAAATAATCTCCCATGTAGACCTGATTTGTATATGTGACTGGTAAAATGTCCGCGCCAGGGCTTGATTTGTCATGCGGTAAACTGTCCACCCAAGAAACAAACTTCCTATAATAATCAGAGCCAAAAAAATGCTAATAAATTTTAACTGGAATGCTTTTTTAATAAAATAATTGCTGCGTTTTGTTTTTGCTTCCATTTTTAGCCCTCC from bacterium harbors:
- the hisC gene encoding histidinol-phosphate transaminase, which codes for MLKKELKSLVRPSLFKISPYVPGRPKEEICKEFNMPKEAVIKMASNENALGAPGFVIKQLKACMEEIYLYPEGSGKELCGRLGRLWGLSPDNFILGNGCDEIISMVCETFLRPGEEVIIGKPTFSYYEIASLIADAKCVFVPLKDSKYDLPGILKKITPKTKLVFICNPNNPTGTIVRREEVSKFLRLLPGHVITVFDEAYAEYVDDINFPNSVEYIRSKIKKHIIILRTFSKVYSLAGLRIGYGIANSEIIKHLNLVRKPFNVNRLAQCAALLSLEHKEWLDKSREMVFNGRKYLYMSLDKIGLRYIPTQANFLLIELNADGEAVSDKLLAYGIIVRPANSFGLPNFIRVTIGTEKHNKLFIKILKKICRYG
- a CDS encoding methyl-accepting chemotaxis protein, whose translation is MEAKTKRSNYFIKKAFQLKFISIFLALIIIGSLFLGWTVYRMTNQALARTFYQSHIQIRSTWEIIFPAVAVATLLAIFISGAVSTIIVLVFSHKIAGPLYRFEKTLEEIAKGDFTIKTKFRETDELELLADKLNLFTSELNTRLNNIKAGFDKLSECLQKLNYLDDSPKNKEIKNSVENLNKIINQFKF